A window of the Tessaracoccus sp. MC1865 genome harbors these coding sequences:
- a CDS encoding glutamine--tRNA ligase/YqeY domain fusion protein has translation MTESSAKPSNFIYDAVRADVEQGKRGGRVQTRFPPEPNGYLHIGHAKAIVVDFGVATDFGGICLLRLDDTNPETEETSFVDSIIEDIEWLGYEPADVRYASDYFQKLYDWAEQLVEKGLAYVDDQDGDAISAGRGGFGKPGVNSPYRDRSVEENLELLRKMRAGHYADGSRVLRAKIDMSHENMQLRDPVMYRIRKVAHHRTGDDWPIYPNYDWAHGQSDAIEGTTHSLCTLEFESHRPLYDWFLEQLGVEDGPRQYEFARLELTHTITSKRRLARLVMDGVVDGWDDARMPTLRGLRRRGYPAAAIRQFMLEVGTTRTNSRQSIEALESYVRRELNTTAQRRMVVLNPLKLRITNWPLDDNGQPAVEHFEVSNNPERPEDGTRQVEFTGELWIEQDDFREVPPPKYFRLSPGREVRLRGAYFVTATDVVKDENGEVIEVLATYDPASRGGNSPDGRRVKSTMHWVSAEHAVPVRAALYERLFTTEAPGEATGEALDDLNPNSRQMVDGWAEEALADAAPGEVVQFERLGYFAADLDEDMLFHRTVGLRDEWAAIQKRG, from the coding sequence ATGACGGAGTCATCAGCCAAGCCCTCGAACTTCATCTACGACGCGGTGCGAGCCGACGTCGAGCAGGGCAAGCGCGGCGGCCGGGTCCAGACCCGCTTCCCACCCGAGCCGAACGGCTACCTGCACATCGGGCACGCCAAGGCCATCGTGGTTGATTTCGGCGTCGCCACCGACTTCGGCGGCATCTGCCTCCTGCGTCTGGACGACACCAACCCGGAGACCGAGGAGACCAGCTTCGTCGACTCCATCATTGAGGACATCGAGTGGCTGGGCTACGAGCCCGCCGACGTGCGCTACGCGTCGGATTACTTCCAGAAGCTCTACGACTGGGCCGAGCAGCTCGTCGAGAAGGGCCTGGCCTACGTCGACGACCAGGACGGCGACGCGATCTCCGCGGGACGCGGCGGCTTCGGCAAGCCGGGGGTCAACTCCCCGTACCGCGACCGCAGCGTCGAGGAGAACCTGGAGCTGCTCCGCAAGATGCGCGCCGGCCACTACGCCGACGGTTCGCGGGTGCTGCGCGCCAAGATCGACATGTCGCACGAGAACATGCAGCTGCGTGATCCCGTGATGTACCGCATCCGCAAGGTTGCCCATCACCGCACCGGCGACGACTGGCCGATCTACCCCAACTACGACTGGGCCCATGGCCAGTCTGACGCGATCGAGGGCACCACGCATTCGCTGTGCACGCTCGAGTTCGAATCGCACCGCCCGCTCTACGACTGGTTCCTGGAGCAGCTCGGCGTTGAGGACGGCCCCCGCCAGTACGAGTTCGCCCGCCTGGAGCTGACGCACACCATCACCTCGAAGCGCCGCCTGGCGCGGCTGGTGATGGACGGCGTCGTCGACGGCTGGGACGACGCCCGGATGCCGACGCTCCGCGGCCTGCGGCGCCGCGGCTACCCGGCGGCGGCCATCCGGCAGTTCATGCTCGAGGTGGGCACCACCCGCACGAACTCGCGTCAGTCCATTGAGGCGCTCGAGTCCTACGTGCGCCGCGAACTCAACACCACGGCGCAGCGCCGCATGGTGGTGCTCAACCCGTTGAAGCTGCGCATCACCAACTGGCCCCTCGACGACAACGGGCAGCCGGCGGTGGAGCACTTCGAGGTGTCCAACAACCCGGAGCGCCCTGAGGACGGCACCCGCCAGGTGGAGTTCACCGGCGAGCTGTGGATCGAGCAGGACGACTTCCGCGAGGTCCCCCCGCCGAAGTACTTCCGCCTCTCCCCCGGCCGCGAGGTGCGTTTGCGCGGCGCCTACTTCGTGACCGCCACCGACGTGGTGAAGGACGAGAACGGCGAGGTCATCGAAGTGCTGGCCACCTACGACCCCGCGTCGAGGGGCGGCAATTCGCCCGACGGCCGCAGGGTGAAGTCCACGATGCACTGGGTCTCGGCCGAGCATGCGGTGCCGGTGCGGGCCGCGCTGTACGAACGGCTGTTCACCACCGAGGCCCCCGGCGAGGCGACGGGCGAGGCGCTGGACGACCTCAACCCGAACTCGCGCCAGATGGTCGACGGTTGGGCCGAGGAGGCGCTGGCAGACGCGGCGCCTGGCGAAGTGGTCCAGTTCGAACGCCTCGGCTACTTCGCAGCCGACCTCGACGAGGACATGCTGTTCCACCGCACCGTCGGCCTCCGCGACGAGTGGGCCGCCATCCAGAAGCGCGGCTGA
- the tuf gene encoding elongation factor Tu: MAKAKFERTKPHCNIGTIGHVDHGKTTLTAAITKVLHDAYPQWNSASAFDQIDKAPEERQRGITISISHVEYQTEKRHYAHVDCPGHADYVKNMITGAAQMDGAILVVAATDGPMAQTHEHILLARQVGVPAIVVALNKCDMIDDDDADLIDLVEMELDEILSAQGFEDTKIVRVAAFPALNGDEKWGKSVLELMEAVDEYIPQPERDTDKPFLMPVEDVFTITGRGTVITGRIERGIVNTGDTVDIIGIREQKQTSTVTGVEMFRKILDEGRAGENVGLLLRGTKKEDVERGMVVIKPGSTTPHTDFEANVYVLNKEEGGRHKPFFSNYSPQFYFRTTDVTGVVQLPAGTEMVMPGDNTEMTVHLNKPIAMEENLKFAIREGGRTVGAGNVTKILK, encoded by the coding sequence GTGGCAAAGGCCAAGTTTGAGCGGACCAAGCCGCACTGCAACATCGGCACCATCGGACACGTCGACCACGGCAAGACCACTCTCACCGCGGCGATCACGAAGGTGCTGCACGACGCGTACCCGCAGTGGAACTCTGCCTCGGCGTTCGACCAGATCGACAAGGCGCCCGAAGAGCGCCAGCGTGGTATCACCATTTCGATCTCGCACGTCGAGTACCAGACCGAGAAGCGTCACTACGCGCACGTCGACTGCCCCGGACACGCTGACTACGTCAAGAACATGATCACCGGTGCGGCTCAGATGGACGGCGCCATTCTCGTGGTCGCCGCCACCGACGGCCCGATGGCTCAGACCCACGAGCACATTCTCCTGGCTCGCCAGGTTGGCGTGCCGGCGATCGTCGTCGCGCTCAACAAGTGCGACATGATCGACGATGACGACGCTGACCTCATCGACCTGGTCGAGATGGAACTCGACGAGATCCTGAGCGCTCAGGGCTTCGAAGACACCAAGATCGTCCGCGTTGCCGCGTTCCCCGCCCTGAACGGCGACGAGAAGTGGGGCAAGTCGGTTCTCGAGCTCATGGAGGCCGTGGATGAGTACATCCCGCAGCCCGAGCGCGACACCGACAAGCCGTTCCTGATGCCCGTTGAGGACGTCTTCACGATCACCGGTCGTGGCACCGTCATCACCGGCCGCATCGAGCGCGGCATCGTCAACACCGGCGACACCGTCGACATCATCGGCATCCGCGAGCAGAAGCAGACCAGCACCGTCACCGGTGTTGAGATGTTCCGCAAGATCCTCGACGAGGGTCGCGCTGGCGAGAACGTCGGCCTGCTGCTCCGCGGCACCAAGAAGGAAGACGTCGAGCGCGGCATGGTCGTCATCAAGCCGGGCTCGACCACCCCGCACACCGACTTCGAGGCGAACGTCTACGTGCTGAACAAGGAAGAGGGCGGCCGTCACAAGCCGTTCTTCTCGAACTACTCCCCGCAGTTCTACTTCCGCACCACCGACGTGACCGGCGTCGTCCAGCTCCCCGCTGGCACCGAGATGGTCATGCCCGGCGACAACACGGAGATGACCGTGCACCTCAACAAGCCGATCGCCATGGAGGAGAACCTCAAGTTCGCCATCCGTGAAGGCGGCCGTACCGTCGGTGCAGGCAACGTCACCAAGATCCTCAAGTGA
- a CDS encoding GNAT family N-acetyltransferase yields the protein MRIRTWSELGKDEFFDIAVLRSVVFYVEQRADVQDFDAHDRAPQTLHYAIHDDGGAAAYLRTLRLATPEHGASWALGRVAVRSDRRGEGLARVLLREAVDRRGAEPIVLHSQTYVQALYAGFGFEPVGEPFDEAGIAHITMVRPSPWGHQGQI from the coding sequence ATGCGGATCAGGACCTGGAGCGAACTGGGCAAGGACGAGTTTTTCGACATCGCCGTGCTGCGCTCGGTGGTGTTCTACGTGGAGCAGCGTGCCGACGTCCAGGATTTCGACGCGCACGACCGCGCACCGCAGACGCTGCACTACGCCATCCACGACGACGGGGGAGCGGCGGCCTACCTGCGCACGCTGCGGCTGGCCACGCCGGAACACGGCGCCTCCTGGGCCCTGGGCCGGGTGGCGGTGCGGAGCGACCGGCGAGGTGAGGGCCTGGCCCGCGTGCTCCTCCGGGAGGCCGTGGACCGCCGGGGTGCCGAGCCGATCGTGTTGCACTCCCAGACCTACGTCCAGGCCCTGTATGCGGGCTTCGGGTTCGAGCCGGTGGGGGAGCCGTTCGACGAGGCCGGGATCGCACACATCACGATGGTGCGGCCCTCACCCTGGGGCCACCAGGGCCAGATATGA
- the fusA gene encoding elongation factor G, with the protein MAHIDAGKTTTTERILFYTGKNHKIGETHDGAATMDWMEQEQERGITITSAATTCFWHDHLINIIDTPGHVDFTVEVERSLRVLDGAVAVFDGVAGVEPQSMTVWRQATKYGVPRICYINKLDRTGASFSHVVKTIRERLNTDPVLLQLPIGSEGDFLGVVDLVEMRALTWRGETAMGEDYDVEEIPAQLRAEAEAAHATLIERVADVDDDIMELYLEGEEPSVAQVKAAIRKGVITNAFTAVVCGTSFKNKGVQPLLDAVVAYLPSPLDVPAIDGFKPGHEDVKLERHPSDDEPLSTLAFKVAADPHLGRLTFVRVYSGVLQSGSQVLNSTKGRKERIGKIYQMHANKREEIPSIGAGMICAVMGLKDTTTGETLCDPVNPIVLESMTFPNPVIEQAIEPKTKSDQEKLSHAIQRLAEEDPTFRVHTDEETGQTIIAGMGELHLDVLIDRMKREFKVEANIGKPQVAYRETLRRKVQKVEYTHKKQTGGSGQFARVIIDLEPTEPGSGYEFVNAVTGGRIPREYIPAVDAGVKEALQFGVLAGYPVDNIKVTLTDGAYHDVDSSELAFKLAGSMAFKEAARKADPAILEPIMAVEVTTPEDYLGTVIGDLNSRRGSIQSMDELHGNRVVKALVPLSEMFGYVGDLRSKTSGQANYSMEFDSYAETPKNIMEEIVAKAKGE; encoded by the coding sequence ATGGCGCACATTGATGCCGGCAAGACCACCACGACCGAGCGCATCCTGTTCTACACCGGCAAGAACCACAAGATCGGTGAGACCCATGACGGCGCGGCCACCATGGACTGGATGGAGCAGGAGCAGGAGCGCGGCATCACGATCACGTCCGCCGCGACGACCTGTTTCTGGCACGACCACCTGATCAACATCATCGACACCCCCGGCCACGTGGACTTCACGGTCGAGGTCGAGCGTTCGCTCCGCGTCCTCGACGGCGCCGTTGCGGTGTTCGACGGCGTGGCCGGCGTCGAGCCGCAGTCGATGACCGTGTGGCGCCAGGCCACCAAGTACGGCGTGCCGCGCATCTGCTACATCAACAAGCTCGACCGCACCGGCGCCTCGTTCAGCCACGTCGTCAAGACGATCCGCGAGCGCCTCAACACCGATCCGGTGCTGCTGCAGCTGCCCATCGGCTCCGAGGGTGACTTCCTGGGCGTCGTCGACCTCGTGGAGATGCGCGCGCTGACGTGGCGCGGCGAGACCGCCATGGGCGAGGACTACGACGTCGAGGAGATCCCCGCCCAGCTCCGGGCCGAGGCCGAGGCTGCCCACGCCACGCTCATCGAGCGGGTGGCGGACGTGGACGACGACATCATGGAGTTGTACCTGGAAGGCGAGGAGCCCTCGGTCGCGCAGGTCAAGGCGGCCATCCGTAAGGGCGTCATCACCAACGCGTTCACCGCCGTGGTCTGTGGCACCTCGTTCAAGAACAAGGGCGTGCAGCCCCTGCTCGACGCGGTCGTCGCCTACCTGCCGTCGCCGCTCGACGTGCCCGCCATCGACGGCTTCAAGCCCGGCCACGAGGACGTCAAGCTCGAGCGTCACCCCTCCGACGACGAGCCGCTGTCGACCCTCGCCTTCAAGGTCGCCGCCGATCCGCACCTGGGTCGCCTGACCTTCGTGCGCGTCTACTCCGGCGTCCTGCAGTCTGGTTCGCAGGTCCTCAACTCGACCAAGGGCCGCAAGGAGCGCATCGGCAAGATCTACCAGATGCACGCCAACAAGCGTGAGGAGATCCCCTCCATCGGTGCCGGCATGATCTGCGCGGTCATGGGGCTCAAGGACACCACCACCGGCGAGACCCTGTGCGACCCGGTCAACCCCATCGTGCTGGAGTCGATGACCTTCCCGAACCCCGTCATCGAGCAGGCGATCGAGCCGAAGACGAAGTCGGACCAGGAGAAGCTGTCGCACGCCATCCAGCGTCTCGCGGAGGAGGACCCCACCTTCCGGGTCCACACCGACGAGGAGACCGGGCAGACCATCATCGCCGGTATGGGTGAGCTGCACCTCGACGTCCTGATCGACCGCATGAAGCGGGAGTTCAAGGTCGAGGCGAACATCGGCAAGCCGCAGGTCGCGTACCGCGAGACCCTGCGCCGCAAGGTGCAGAAGGTCGAGTACACGCACAAGAAGCAGACCGGTGGCTCCGGCCAGTTCGCGCGCGTCATCATCGACCTCGAGCCCACCGAGCCCGGCTCCGGCTACGAGTTCGTCAACGCCGTCACCGGCGGCCGCATCCCCCGCGAGTACATTCCCGCGGTGGACGCCGGCGTCAAGGAGGCCCTGCAGTTCGGCGTGCTCGCCGGCTACCCGGTCGACAACATCAAGGTGACGCTGACCGACGGCGCCTACCACGACGTCGACTCCTCGGAACTGGCGTTCAAGCTCGCCGGCTCCATGGCGTTCAAGGAAGCCGCCCGCAAGGCGGACCCGGCGATCCTGGAGCCCATCATGGCCGTCGAGGTCACCACGCCCGAGGATTACCTGGGCACCGTCATCGGTGACCTGAACTCGCGTCGTGGCTCGATCCAGTCCATGGATGAACTGCACGGCAACCGCGTCGTCAAGGCACTCGTGCCGCTGTCGGAGATGTTCGGCTACGTGGGTGACCTGCGCTCGAAGACCTCGGGCCAGGCCAACTACTCGATGGAATTCGATTCCTACGCTGAGACCCCGAAGAACATCATGGAAGAGATCGTCGCCAAGGCGAAGGGCGAGTAA